A region of Microbacterium suwonense DNA encodes the following proteins:
- a CDS encoding ABC transporter permease subunit produces MARILPVFRRSIRETWRSLLGWTIGIALVLFLYLPLYPSFGTSDGMQQLIDSLPKELVDTLGYSQIASGAGYTEATFYGLMGFLLLTIAAVLWGSSLAAAEESGRAELDLAHGIGRSQYALETALSVLVRLVWLGVFAGLTVWALNDPAELELEPLRIAGASAALVGLAFLTAGAALLAGAATGRRIWATGVGAGLAVLGYILQALATQSEDLAWLDALSPYAWVFRQSPLAEGVDAGGLVLTWGIGLALAAASAVVLRTRDLRG; encoded by the coding sequence ATGGCCCGCATCCTGCCGGTGTTCCGGCGCAGCATCCGTGAAACCTGGCGCAGCCTTCTCGGCTGGACGATCGGCATCGCCCTGGTGCTCTTCCTGTACCTTCCGCTGTACCCGAGCTTCGGCACGAGCGACGGGATGCAGCAGCTGATCGACTCACTGCCGAAGGAGCTGGTCGACACGCTCGGCTACAGCCAGATCGCCAGCGGCGCCGGCTACACCGAGGCGACGTTCTACGGGCTGATGGGCTTTCTGCTGCTGACGATCGCGGCGGTGCTCTGGGGCTCATCTCTGGCCGCCGCCGAAGAGAGCGGACGGGCCGAGCTCGACCTCGCGCACGGCATCGGACGCAGTCAGTACGCCCTGGAGACCGCGCTGTCGGTGCTCGTGCGACTGGTTTGGCTGGGCGTGTTCGCCGGGCTCACGGTGTGGGCGCTGAACGACCCGGCCGAGCTCGAACTCGAGCCGCTACGCATCGCCGGCGCGAGCGCGGCCCTCGTCGGGCTCGCCTTCCTCACCGCCGGGGCCGCGCTGCTGGCGGGCGCCGCGACGGGTCGGCGGATCTGGGCGACCGGAGTCGGTGCGGGCCTCGCCGTGCTCGGCTACATCCTGCAGGCGCTCGCGACGCAGTCGGAAGACCTGGCCTGGCTGGACGCGCTGTCGCCGTATGCCTGGGTGTTCCGTCAGTCCCCGCTCGCCGAGGGCGTCGACGCCGGCGGTCTCGTGCTCACCTGGGGGATCGGGCTGGCTCTCGCCGCCGCATCCGCCGTCGTGCTCCGCACCCGCGATCTGCGCGGCTGA